Part of the Ctenopharyngodon idella isolate HZGC_01 chromosome 8, HZGC01, whole genome shotgun sequence genome, tacatgaAAATAGTAATCTGGTTACATAATGAACGTTACATGTAATACATGTAATTCACGTTACCAATGTGTTACTTGTtacatgaaaaaagtaatctgataacgtaatgcacgttacttgtaatgcattactcgttacatcagaaaagtaatgtgattacgtaatgcatgttacctgttatgcgttactttactcgttacatcaaaaaagtaatctgattacataatgaaCGTTACATGTAACAGgttactttacttgttacatcaaaaaagtcatctgattatgtaatgcacgttactaatgcgttactttactcgttacatgaAAATAGTAATCTGGTTACATAATGAACGttacatgtaacacattactttacttgttacatcaaaaaagtcacctgattatgtaatgcatgttactaATGTACTAACGTTACATGTTACATGAAAATAGTAATCTGGTTACATAATGAACGttacatgtaacacattactttacttgttacatcaaaaaagtcacctgattatgtaatgcatgttactaATGTACTAACGTTACATGTTACATGAAAATAGTAATCTGGTTACATAATGAACGttacatgtaacacattactttacttgttacatcaaaaaagtcacctgattatgtaatgcacgttactaatgcgttactttactcgttacatgaAAATAGTAATCTGGTTACATAATGAACGTTACATGTAATACATGTAATTCACGTTACCAATGTGTTACTTGTtacatgaaaaaagtaatctgataacgtaatgcacgttactaatgcgttactttactcgttacatgaAAATAGTAATCTGGTTACATAATGAACGttacatgtaacacattactttacttgttacatcaaaaaagtcacctgattatgtaatgcatgttactaATGTACTAACGTTACATGTTACATGAAAATAGTAATCTGGTTACATAATGAACGttacatgtaacacattactttacttgttacatcaaaaaagtcacctgattatgtaatgcacgttactaatgcgttactttactcgttacataaTGAACGTTACATGTAATACATGTAATTCACGTTACCAATGTGTTACTTGTtacatgaaaaaagtaatctgataacgtaatgcatgttacttgtaatgcattactcgtTACAGCAGAAAagtaatgtgattacgtaatgcatgttacctgttatgcgttactttactcgttacatcaaaaagtcaCCTGATTATGTAGTGCATGTTACTAATGCGTTATTTCCGGCACTGCTCTTTTCAGATGAGATTGAAAACACCTGATCTCTAGTTTTTCCACAGACATGCAAAGTTCAACTTGTATGAAGGTCTTCTCTGAAGTGCTATTGTTGTTTACAACATCATTCACTCCCTGTCAAGGGGTTTAAAACACACTtgatattcagtaatattattgatCAGACTTCAGTGACtatcagatgagaacaaaacttgatctgaatattgtcttctgtagatcTGTGCTGTATGAAGTgctgtagaaataaagcttccaGTGTGATTCTGTAAATGCATGTTCTTCATGCACACTTGTGCCAAATGAAGAGTTGTGTAACATGCGGGACGGGAGCATGTGCCAACAAAATCAATACGGCAGGAACCTTGAGCCACCGAGAACTGGAATTCTGTCACGTATTGACAGCATTGCCGTCAGCGTTGAGCTGAAACACCAGGGGCTTCTGGGACACGACCTGACCGTGTTTGTCTGTCAGTAATGTCAAGAGAAAAAGATCCCGGCGGGTTTCATAACCCCACCGATGTTTTCAGCACCTCCATCACTATCATATGAGAGCAGTTGAGAAAACACCCATAAAACATAATGACTGTGTTTATCACTTCATTGCCTTTTCCTCCGGACTCACATCACAGATGCAGAACTGTCACAAAGGTAGAAGATTATTAATAACTTAACTTAATAACTTCAATAGGAATCGATCATTCACAGCAGATAACATTTAATGATCAGCTCTCATTGACTTTATCTGTCTTTATCTTAATCTTTATCTATCGGCAGGAAGAATGAACattcacactgtttttgtgCTTCCAAAATGATCAAATCATCCACCGTTCTGAAAACATACACAagataaagtgtgtgtgtgtgtgtgtgagattgtgagtgtgtgttcttgtatatatggtttatgagggcacaaatgtgtataatgacatgggtattacaacataaacatggtttatgagatCACTTTCTGTGTCcttgtaaaccaaatggcttaaaaaatatactaaactgtgttttttgaaattaaaaaaaatgcagacagttttctgtgacgggtttaggggtagtgtagaGGACAGAACAGTAAAACAGGATAGAAGAGTTTGTACAGTacaaaaaccattacgtctatggagagtccccgtaaaccacatatacaagtgtgtgtgtgtgtgtgtgtgtgttacacaCCATTCAGATAAAGCAGCTAAACAGCAACAAtaaacactgtgtgtgtgtgtgtgtgtgtgtgtgtgtgtgtgtgtgtgtttgtttgtttgttttgtttgtttgtgtgtgtgtttgtgtgtgtgtttgtgtgtgtgagtgagtgtgtgtgtgtgagtgcatgtGTTACACACCATTCAGATAAAACAGCTAAACAGCAACAATAAAcactgcgtgtgtgtgtttgtttgtgtgtgtgtttttgtgtgtgtttgagtgagtgtgtgtgtgtgtgtgtgtgtgtttgtgtgtgtgtgtatttgtgtgtgtatgtttgtttgtgtgaatgtgtgtgtgagtgtgtgtgtgaatgtgtgtgtgagtgtgtgtgtgtgtgttacacaCCTTTCAGATAAAGCAGTTAAACAGCAACAATAAacactgcatgtgtgtgtgaatgtgtgtgtgtgtttgtttgtgtgtttttgtgtgtgtatgtgcgtgtgtgtgtgtgtgtttgtgtgtgtgaatgagtgtgtgtgtgtatttgtgtgtgcgtgtttgtgtgaatgtgtgtatgtgtgtgtgtttgtttgtttgtgagtgtgtgtgcgtgtgtgtgtgtgtgtgtttgtttgtttgtgtgtgagtgtgttacACACCATTCAGATAAAGCAACTAAACAGAAACAATAAAcactgcgtgtgtgtgtgtgagtgtgtgtgtgtgtttgtttgtttgtgtgtgtgtgtttgtttgtttgtgtgtgtgtgtgtgtgtgtgtgtttgtttgtgtgaatgtgtgtgtgtgtgtgtgtgcgtctgtgtgaatgtgtgtatgtgtgtgtttgtttgtttgtttgtgtgaatgtgtgtgtgtgtgtttgtttgtttgtgtgtgtgtgagtgtgagtgtgttacACACCATTCAGATAAAGCAACTAAACAGAAACaatacactgtgtgtgtgtgtgtgagtgtgtgtgtgtttgtttgtttgtgtgtgtttgtttgtttgtgagaatgtgtgtgtgtgtgtttgtttgtgtgtgtttgtttgtgtgaatgtgtgtgtgtgtgtgtgtgtgcgcgcgtctgtgtgaatgtgtgtatgtgtgtttgtttgtgtgaatgtgtgtgtgtgtttgtttgtgtgaatgtgtgtgtgtgtttgtttgtttgtgtgtgtgtgagtgtgtgtgtgtgtgtgtgtgtgagtgtgtgtgtgttacacaCCATTCAGATAAAGCAACTAAACAGAAACAATAcactgcgtgtgtgtgtgtgtgtgtgagtgtgtgtatgtgtttgtttgtttgtgtgtgtttgtttgtttgtgagaatgtgtgtgtttgtttgtgtgtgtgtgtttgtttgtgtgaatgtgtgtatgtgtgtgaatgtgtgtgtgtgtttgtttgtgtgaatgtgtgtatgtgtgtgtttgtttgtttgtttgtgtgaatgtgtgtgtgtgtgtgtgtttgtttgtttgtgtgtgtgtgagtgtgtgtgtgtttgagtgtgtgtgtgttacacaCCATTCAGATAAAGCAACTAAACAGAAACAATAcactgcgtgtgtgtgtgtgtttgtttgtgtgtgtttgtttgtttgtgagaatgtgtgtgtgtgtgtgtgtgtgtgtgtgtttgtttgtgtgaatgtgtgtgtgtgtgtgtgtgtgcgcgtctgtgtgaatgtgtgtttgtttgtgtgaatgtgtgtatgtgtgtgtttctttgtgtgaatgtgtgtgtgtgtgagtgtgtgtgtgttacacaCCATTCAGATAAAGCAACTATACAGAAACAATAAACActgcgtgtgtgagtgtgtgtgtgtgtttgcttgtttgtgtgaatgtgtgtttgtttgtttgtttgtttgagtgtgtatgtgtgtgtgtttgtgtgtgtatgtgtgtgtgtgtgttacactCAATTCAGATAAAGCAACTAAACAGCAAcaataaactctctctctctctgtgtgtctgtctgtcttgttttccagcacaaatatctaaacattcttaaatcaagatacatttactggagaagagaaatgactgaagatattaaagtcttgtttactgaaaatgatcaaaatgaagtgagtttgtgcttaaaacaagaacaaatatctgccaatggagtaaaaaaaaaatatgaagatTGAAGATTATTTTTCAGATTGTTCAGTGGAGAATGCATATTATTTCTGCAGTCAGATAGTGTAGTTGTAAGTTGTAATTGACTGCTAACAGGTTATTATGCTGACCGGTCAGACTAGACACTCTACTGGCCCAAACGCCACATCATCAGATCAGATCAGGCGCTGATCGATTGCTGCCCCCTGCTGGACTGAAGCGGCTCTGACAGTTTCTTCATGATCCTCATgattcttctctctctctctctcacacacacacacacacacacacacacacacttcacagtGTCTCAGTCGCTCTGGCTCAATTCTTCAATAAGCTCTGATATCTctatgatttgatttgattttttattattaatttaagcaATAAACGGCACGAGTTTTGGCACATGTGAGCAAAAGATTCAATACAACTGtctacaattattttattatttattaaacaatgtaGTATTATCATTGCGCGGTGACGTTCTGTGACGCAGTTACGCACGTACGTGCAACGCCATCCGTCAAATAACTTCCTGCTTCCGGTTAGAGTTTCGAGGTAAGCTGCGTTGATCATTAACCATCATCATTTGTTGTAAAGTCGATGATTTAGACGATAAAATTAGTCGATTTTGTCACATTTGTACACGCGGATGTGTTTAAACAGGGTGAGCTCGAGCTCGTGTCCGCCGCGCGCGCGTAACCGAGCCGATCGACATCCGGGTTCGTGTCGGACAATAAGCTGGACTCTGCTTCATATGTGTTAATATCTGAAACTGCTGATCTGACAGGTGTGAAGATGTGGTCCGGGTTCCTGCTGCTGCCGCTGATGTTCGGATGGATCTGCGCGTCTGAACTCACGTTCGAGCTGCCGGACAACGCCAAGCAGTGCTTCTATGAGGACATCATCATCGGAACCAAGTGCACACTGGAGTTCCAGGTACATGCGGATCCGGACTGACTCCGGATTCACACCGGCCCACTGTCAGCATTCCTCCAGGACACAGAAATACAGAATGTTACTGTCAGTGTCTGTTATCTCCGTACTTCCTCTGCAGGTGGTGACCGGCGGTCACTATGATGTGGACTGTCGTCTGGAGGATCCAGATGGGACGGTCCTTTATAAAGAGATGAAGAAGCAGTACGACAGCTTCACCTTCACCGCCTCCAGGAACGGCACCTACAAGTTCTGCTTCAGCAACGAGTTCTCCACCTTCACACACAAGACCGTGTACTTCGACTTCCAAGTGGGAGATGATCCTCCACTCTTTCCCAATGAGAACAGAGTGACGGCTTTAACACAGgtgaatcaaaaatacagtaaaagttgtgaaataattttacactgtaaaatagctgtgaatatatagtaaagtgtaatttattcctgtgatcaaagctgaattttcagcatcattactccagtcttcagtgtcacatgatccttcagaaatcattctaatatgatgatttgatgatcaagaaacatttattattatcaatgttgaaaactgtgacacattttatttttcaggattctttgataatttgaaagttcaaaagaacagcatttatttgaaatagaatattttgtaacattataaatgtatttactgtcacttttgatcaatataatgtgtacttgttgaataaaaatagtaatttgtatttttatatataaaaattgtacTGACCTCACACTTTTGAATGTTAACGCCTCACGGTTTCCGCaaacacatgaactgttttcaacattgttcGACGGTCGACACGCTCTAGAAAGCTTCACCTTCGTTCAGTGTCTGCGCCATTTTTCTCCAAacgaaaaacaaaattaatgttaaaatttCTTTGTATTCTCTTAAAGAAAAGCTGCGtctttcataaaataaataaaaataataaataaaaaaggtaattgcaacctttttatcttacaattctgactttttctcagaattgcgagttgt contains:
- the tmed7 gene encoding transmembrane emp24 domain-containing protein 7 isoform X1: MQNCHKGVKMWSGFLLLPLMFGWICASELTFELPDNAKQCFYEDIIIGTKCTLEFQVVTGGHYDVDCRLEDPDGTVLYKEMKKQYDSFTFTASRNGTYKFCFSNEFSTFTHKTVYFDFQVGDDPPLFPNENRVTALTQMESACVSIHEALKSVIDYQTHFRLREAQGRSRAEDLNTRVAFWSIGEAFILLVVSISQVVLLRSFFSDKKTTTTRVGS
- the tmed7 gene encoding transmembrane emp24 domain-containing protein 7 isoform X2, which translates into the protein MWSGFLLLPLMFGWICASELTFELPDNAKQCFYEDIIIGTKCTLEFQVVTGGHYDVDCRLEDPDGTVLYKEMKKQYDSFTFTASRNGTYKFCFSNEFSTFTHKTVYFDFQVGDDPPLFPNENRVTALTQMESACVSIHEALKSVIDYQTHFRLREAQGRSRAEDLNTRVAFWSIGEAFILLVVSISQVVLLRSFFSDKKTTTTRVGS